Proteins from one Mesotoga infera genomic window:
- the groES gene encoding co-chaperone GroES, which yields MKVVPLGSRLLIKPYEEEKRTSGGIVLPDAAKEKQMTAKVIAVGEKVEDIDVKENDKVLYSKYSGTEIKIDDEDYIIIDQDDILAKIEG from the coding sequence ATGAAAGTAGTTCCCCTTGGTTCAAGATTGTTAATCAAGCCTTATGAGGAAGAGAAGAGAACATCTGGCGGTATCGTTCTTCCAGATGCGGCAAAAGAGAAACAGATGACCGCAAAGGTTATAGCGGTCGGAGAAAAGGTCGAGGATATCGACGTGAAAGAAAACGACAAGGTGCTTTATTCCAAGTATTCCGGAACGGAGATCAAGATCGATGATGAAGACTATATAATCATCGATCAGGACGATATCCTGGCAAAGATCGAAGGGTGA
- the pyk gene encoding pyruvate kinase, with translation MRKTKIVCTIGPATESWEMLTKLVFRGMNVARLNTTHGDLEEHRERIRRIKEVRNSLKVPLSLLLDLSGPKIRTGSFKKERVELLPGRDFLLTTSTIEGDETGVSVNYDRLPGEVKPGHVILMDDGKIKLKVLSTDERCILTKVINGGVVTHRRGINLPGIDISIPAVTEKDRGFIKLGIEEEVDYFALSFVRKAEDVILARQIVTDSRGSIPIISKIETAQALKSIEEIAAVSDGLMVARGDLGVEIPVEEVPIAQKKIIKFGNYHRIPVITATQMLESMIENPVPTRAETTDITNAIVDGSDAIMLSGETSIGKHPLEAVSVMDLTARAAEKYLNQNPDILRWTREKVLTDDHTDAICRAAWDISEALKVKVIVSSTFSGHTARNVSGFRPRAHILAVTPNEETYYKLGLIWGAHPVLMGLGESTDDLVKVAGPLAKKLKLVKKGDTIILTAGIPFGTSRSTNILKLEKA, from the coding sequence ATGAGGAAAACGAAGATAGTCTGTACAATCGGTCCGGCAACCGAATCCTGGGAGATGTTGACAAAACTCGTTTTCAGGGGAATGAACGTTGCCAGATTGAATACGACGCATGGAGATCTGGAGGAACATAGAGAGAGGATTCGTAGAATCAAAGAGGTTCGCAACTCCCTGAAAGTCCCTCTGTCTTTGCTTCTGGACCTTTCAGGACCCAAGATAAGAACCGGTTCCTTCAAAAAGGAGAGAGTTGAGCTCCTTCCCGGCAGAGATTTTCTTCTGACAACCTCGACTATCGAGGGTGATGAAACCGGGGTGAGCGTCAACTACGATCGTCTGCCCGGTGAAGTCAAGCCAGGACATGTGATTTTGATGGACGACGGCAAAATAAAGCTGAAGGTCCTTTCTACTGACGAAAGATGCATTCTAACGAAAGTAATCAACGGAGGCGTAGTCACTCACAGGAGAGGTATAAACCTTCCGGGAATCGATATCAGTATCCCCGCAGTCACCGAGAAAGATAGAGGGTTCATAAAACTAGGAATCGAAGAGGAAGTAGATTATTTCGCCCTCTCTTTCGTAAGAAAGGCGGAGGACGTTATCCTGGCCCGTCAAATCGTGACCGATAGCCGTGGTTCTATACCAATTATCTCCAAGATAGAAACGGCACAGGCGCTTAAGAGCATCGAAGAAATCGCCGCCGTTTCCGATGGCTTAATGGTTGCCAGAGGCGATCTCGGGGTCGAGATACCGGTCGAAGAAGTACCAATCGCTCAGAAAAAGATAATAAAATTCGGAAATTATCACAGAATACCAGTGATCACGGCAACCCAGATGCTCGAATCGATGATAGAGAACCCCGTGCCAACCAGGGCGGAAACAACCGATATAACCAACGCTATCGTAGATGGAAGCGACGCGATAATGCTTTCGGGGGAGACCTCGATAGGGAAGCACCCACTTGAGGCGGTCTCGGTTATGGATCTGACGGCCAGGGCGGCGGAGAAGTATCTGAACCAGAATCCCGACATTCTAAGGTGGACACGCGAAAAAGTCCTGACAGATGATCATACCGACGCAATTTGCAGGGCCGCCTGGGACATAAGCGAAGCATTGAAAGTGAAAGTGATAGTCAGCTCGACTTTCTCCGGCCATACTGCGAGAAATGTATCGGGTTTCAGGCCACGGGCTCATATTCTTGCCGTTACACCTAATGAAGAAACTTACTACAAGCTTGGTCTGATCTGGGGAGCTCATCCAGTTCTGATGGGCCTGGGAGAATCAACTGACGATCTAGTAAAGGTAGCCGGACCACTGGCTAAAAAACTTAAGCTCGTCAAGAAAGGCGATACCATAATCCTCACCGCCGGTATTCCTTTTGGAACCAGCAGGTCCACTAACATCTTAAAACTGGAAAAAGCCTGA
- the pfkA gene encoding 6-phosphofructokinase: protein MKKIGVLTSGGDAPGMNAAIRAAVRTAVTDGLEVFGIHRGYSGLLDEDFTSMDYSSVGGIMERGGTILRSSRCEEFRLEEGRAKAADILKKHGIDGLLVIGGEGSLSGAKLLMEEQGIPVVGLPGTIDNDIALTDMCIGVDTCLNTCVDTIQKLKDTASSHERAFVVEVMGRSSGYVALASGMAVGAEAIIIPEIPVNYEEIADKIWRERKRGKINCIIVVAEGASSAYTVARHVEHRIGYETRITILGHIQRGGSPTAFDRVLASRMGYASVKALEENEAGTMIALQGGKMVRVSLEKILSQKKTIDMELVEMAKILS from the coding sequence ATAAAGAAAATCGGGGTTCTGACCAGCGGTGGTGATGCTCCGGGAATGAATGCGGCAATAAGGGCGGCGGTCAGGACTGCGGTAACGGACGGTCTTGAAGTCTTTGGAATCCATAGAGGTTACTCCGGCCTTCTCGACGAAGACTTCACAAGCATGGATTACTCTTCTGTCGGAGGGATTATGGAAAGAGGCGGAACTATCCTGCGAAGTTCTAGGTGCGAGGAGTTCAGACTCGAAGAAGGCAGGGCAAAGGCCGCTGATATACTGAAGAAGCACGGGATAGACGGACTGCTAGTTATCGGTGGCGAAGGCAGTCTCAGTGGGGCCAAACTTTTAATGGAAGAACAGGGAATTCCCGTGGTAGGACTTCCCGGCACCATTGACAACGACATAGCCCTAACCGATATGTGCATAGGGGTTGATACATGCTTGAATACCTGCGTGGATACGATTCAAAAACTGAAAGATACGGCCTCTTCGCACGAGCGTGCCTTTGTTGTAGAGGTGATGGGCAGGAGTTCGGGTTATGTAGCCCTGGCATCTGGAATGGCCGTCGGTGCCGAGGCAATAATAATTCCGGAGATTCCGGTAAACTACGAAGAGATAGCCGACAAGATCTGGCGGGAGAGAAAGCGTGGAAAGATCAACTGCATAATCGTCGTGGCCGAAGGCGCCTCGAGCGCTTACACTGTCGCCAGGCATGTTGAACACAGAATAGGGTACGAGACCAGAATCACCATTCTGGGACATATACAGCGCGGGGGATCACCAACGGCCTTCGACAGGGTTCTAGCCTCTAGAATGGGCTACGCCTCTGTAAAAGCCCTGGAGGAAAACGAGGCCGGCACTATGATCGCGCTTCAGGGAGGAAAAATGGTCCGTGTTTCGCTTGAAAAGATCCTTTCTCAAAAGAAAACGATCGATATGGAACTTGTCGAGATGGCCAAAATACTCTCTTGA
- a CDS encoding putative signal transducing protein, with the protein MKVLKSGVPVYEAKMYQEILLKEGIFAEIVDSHFAYTDSIYFGSGGMVDIIIPDDDYETAVNIFEDLKVEGREDPE; encoded by the coding sequence ATGAAGGTTCTTAAGTCGGGAGTTCCCGTGTACGAGGCAAAAATGTACCAGGAAATACTTCTCAAAGAAGGAATCTTCGCAGAGATAGTCGATTCACATTTCGCGTACACCGATAGCATCTATTTTGGATCTGGTGGCATGGTGGACATAATTATTCCAGACGATGACTACGAAACCGCTGTTAACATATTTGAAGACTTAAAAGTCGAAGGGAGAGAGGATCCGGAATGA
- the gcvT gene encoding glycine cleavage system aminomethyltransferase GcvT, translated as MSDLKRTPLYKEHLRLKGKIVDFAGWEMPLQFDSIIEEHNLVRTKAGLFDVSHMGEIEIVGPAAISYSDYLVTNSVATMKNGEIVYSPMCNEKGGVVDDVLVYRISNNKTLFVVNASNKDKDYDWIHKNSKDFEVQVKDVSDNYAQIAFQGPIAEEILSEISQVRLDQIPFYHFAEGRVNGIKALVSRTGYTGEDGFEIYTEPDAAVPLWRKLLEIGGPKGVKPIGLGARDTLRFEACYMLYGNELNDQNTPLEAGLKWTVKFDKNFIGKDVLAKQNEEGTEYRLKGIEITGKAIARHGYEIVDGDNVIGWVSSGLFSPTLGKSLALAYLKKDYWKLGTQVGVSVRGKVVPATVVKTPFYRGSVKSKG; from the coding sequence ATGAGTGATTTGAAAAGGACACCTTTGTACAAGGAGCATCTCAGACTGAAAGGAAAAATCGTTGACTTCGCAGGTTGGGAAATGCCTCTTCAATTCGATTCGATCATCGAAGAACACAATCTGGTCAGAACGAAGGCGGGGCTCTTCGATGTCTCTCATATGGGAGAGATAGAAATCGTCGGTCCTGCAGCAATTTCCTACTCCGATTACCTGGTCACCAACTCCGTTGCCACTATGAAAAATGGTGAGATCGTATATTCACCAATGTGCAACGAAAAGGGTGGAGTCGTAGATGATGTTCTGGTTTACAGAATAAGCAACAACAAAACTCTCTTTGTGGTGAACGCTTCCAACAAAGACAAAGACTACGACTGGATACACAAGAACTCCAAAGATTTTGAAGTGCAGGTGAAGGATGTTTCGGATAATTATGCCCAGATAGCCTTTCAGGGACCAATCGCCGAGGAGATACTTTCCGAGATTTCTCAGGTAAGGCTCGACCAGATACCCTTCTACCATTTCGCCGAAGGAAGGGTTAACGGAATCAAGGCCCTGGTTTCTAGAACCGGTTACACCGGTGAGGACGGTTTTGAAATTTACACCGAACCCGATGCGGCCGTACCCCTGTGGAGAAAGCTCCTCGAGATCGGCGGACCAAAAGGTGTAAAGCCAATAGGTCTAGGTGCCAGAGATACGCTCAGATTTGAAGCCTGTTACATGCTGTACGGCAATGAATTGAACGATCAGAACACGCCACTGGAAGCAGGGTTGAAATGGACCGTGAAATTCGATAAAAACTTTATCGGTAAAGATGTACTGGCCAAACAGAACGAAGAGGGAACCGAATACAGGTTGAAAGGCATCGAAATTACTGGAAAGGCTATAGCACGCCACGGTTATGAAATCGTAGACGGGGATAACGTAATCGGTTGGGTTTCGAGTGGTCTCTTCTCCCCCACCCTTGGAAAATCTCTCGCATTGGCCTATCTGAAGAAAGATTACTGGAAATTAGGCACCCAGGTTGGCGTTTCGGTGAGGGGAAAGGTAGTACCGGCAACCGTTGTGAAAACACCTTTCTATAGAGGTTCCGTGAAGTCAAAAGGATAA
- the gcvH gene encoding glycine cleavage system protein GcvH, translating into MKKYTKTHEWVSVDGDIATVGISDHAQDHLGDVVYIDLPEAGKSLKKGDVLCTIESVKAASDVYAPVSGKIVEVNVELDSSPETINSDAEGAGWIAKIKLSSPTELDSLMDLEAYKKHCEEEG; encoded by the coding sequence ATGAAGAAGTACACAAAGACACACGAGTGGGTATCTGTCGATGGAGACATAGCAACTGTAGGTATTTCCGATCACGCCCAGGATCATCTCGGAGATGTGGTCTATATAGACCTACCCGAAGCGGGCAAATCCCTGAAGAAGGGGGACGTTCTCTGCACGATCGAATCCGTTAAGGCAGCAAGCGATGTTTATGCGCCCGTGAGCGGTAAAATTGTGGAGGTCAACGTCGAACTCGATTCCTCTCCCGAGACGATAAACAGCGATGCCGAAGGTGCTGGCTGGATCGCAAAAATAAAACTTAGTAGTCCTACAGAGCTCGACAGCCTGATGGATCTGGAGGCTTACAAGAAGCATTGTGAAGAGGAGGGCTAA
- the gcvPA gene encoding aminomethyl-transferring glycine dehydrogenase subunit GcvPA: MPEFPYLPQTEVEIEEMLRAIGVKSIAELFTDIPEKFDVDLSIPASADEFTVLRDLKELSLRNTNLNDLSVFRGGGIYKHFIPSAVQRIAGRGEFLTAYTPYQAELSQGTLQMLFEYQTMISELTGMEVSNSSMYDGASACAEAALMSVRINGKAKILISKAVHPEYIETVKTYCFGGNVHVDEVNFDRKSGQTDLSDLKNKLSDDVSAVIVGYPNFFGIIEDLREIREAIPENVMMIVSANPTALAILQAPGKLGADIVVGEGQPLGNPPYLGGPGFGFFASKEAYIRKMPGRIIGETKDGEGRTGYVMVLQTREQHIRRNKATSNICSNQAFNVLLASIYISLVGPKGLQEIARRSYDKAHYLAKRIEKMDKVRPVFTGPFFNEFVVEFEKDLSSFNKKLLKDKILGPLDLGEFMSEMKNHGLICLTEANRNEEIEFFAGKLEELE; encoded by the coding sequence ATGCCTGAATTCCCGTATCTTCCTCAGACAGAGGTAGAAATAGAGGAGATGCTGCGGGCGATAGGTGTCAAAAGCATTGCCGAGCTCTTCACGGATATTCCGGAAAAGTTCGATGTTGATCTTTCGATACCGGCCAGTGCAGACGAATTCACTGTGCTCAGGGATCTTAAAGAACTGAGCCTGCGAAACACAAATTTGAACGATCTTTCAGTATTCAGAGGCGGGGGTATATACAAGCACTTCATACCCAGCGCGGTGCAAAGAATAGCCGGACGTGGGGAATTTCTCACCGCATACACTCCCTATCAGGCCGAGCTCTCTCAGGGAACCTTGCAGATGCTCTTCGAATACCAGACAATGATCAGTGAGCTTACCGGCATGGAGGTCTCCAACTCCTCGATGTACGACGGTGCCAGCGCCTGTGCCGAAGCGGCCTTGATGTCTGTGAGGATAAATGGAAAGGCGAAAATCCTCATATCGAAGGCTGTCCATCCTGAATATATCGAAACGGTGAAAACGTATTGTTTCGGGGGAAATGTACACGTTGACGAGGTTAATTTCGATCGTAAATCCGGTCAAACAGACCTTTCAGATCTTAAGAACAAGCTTTCCGACGATGTATCGGCTGTAATAGTCGGCTATCCGAATTTCTTCGGGATCATCGAAGATCTGAGAGAAATCAGAGAAGCGATTCCGGAAAACGTTATGATGATCGTAAGTGCTAATCCCACAGCTCTTGCGATTCTCCAGGCGCCGGGAAAACTCGGAGCCGATATAGTAGTTGGGGAGGGCCAACCACTGGGCAATCCGCCATATCTTGGAGGGCCGGGCTTCGGCTTTTTCGCTTCGAAAGAGGCTTATATACGTAAGATGCCTGGCAGAATAATCGGTGAGACGAAAGACGGTGAGGGGAGAACCGGTTACGTTATGGTTCTACAGACCCGCGAACAACACATAAGAAGAAACAAAGCCACCTCTAATATCTGTTCTAACCAGGCTTTCAATGTGCTCCTTGCATCGATATATATAAGTCTGGTCGGACCAAAAGGTTTACAGGAAATCGCTCGCCGCTCTTACGATAAGGCTCACTATCTGGCCAAACGTATAGAGAAGATGGATAAAGTTAGACCGGTTTTCACTGGACCTTTCTTCAACGAGTTCGTAGTCGAATTCGAAAAGGATCTTTCGAGTTTTAATAAGAAGCTTTTGAAAGACAAAATACTCGGCCCACTCGATCTGGGAGAGTTCATGAGCGAAATGAAGAACCACGGTTTGATATGTCTTACCGAGGCCAATAGAAATGAAGAGATCGAATTCTTCGCCGGGAAACTGGAGGAATTAGAATGA